In Streptomyces camelliae, the sequence GGGCGAAGACCTCGGCGGTGAGGTCGTCGGCGGTGTGCCCGTCCCGGCAACAGGTGCGCGCGTACCGCCGTACGGCATCGGCGTGCCGCCGGTACAGCTCCTCGTAGGCGGAGTCGTCGCCCCCGCGCATCCGCTCGATCAGCTCGGCGTCGCCGGGCGGCATCTTCCGGGGCGGCAGCACACTGCCCTCGCGCTGCGCCGGCACGCTCTCCTCGGCCCGCCTGCCGGAGGAGGCCGCGCGCCCGCCCTGGCTCGGCACCTGGGGCGGGGTCACCCCGGTGGCCTCCGCACCCGCGTCGTCACCGCGTGACCCGTCCGACCCAGCCCAATCCGTCACCGGCTCAGAGTGCCACATGCCCTTTGTGCAAGGACCCCCGCTCACCGCATCCCACTCATCCGAGGGCTGCGGTCATCACAGGCGGCCGGGACATCACTCGAACGAGTGCGTCCCGAGCCGCATGCAAGGCGCCTGCCCGCACCGCCCATGAACCGTCACGGGCAGTGCGGGAGGCAGAACGGCGCATTACGCGGGACGCGACCGCAACCCCTCCAGCAGGATGTCCAGCAACCGCGCCGACGCCGCCGCCTGCTGCGCAGCATCCGGCAGGGACGGCGCCGCCGTGGCGATCACGAGCAGCACGTCCCCCACGGACACATCCGCCCGCAGCTCACCCGCGGCGCGGGCCCGCTCGACGAGCTGCCCGACCACATCGAGCAGTTCCCCGACCCCGCTGTCGTCGCCGGCCCCGGCGGACTCCCCGGGCACCAGCCGCAGTTCACCGTTGCCCGGCTGCACCCGCTGCTGCGGCACCCGAGGCTCTTCGGCGGCAGCCCCGGACGCACCCCCCTCGGCCAGACCGGCGGTGCCGACGAGCACCTGCGGCGGCAGCAGCCGCCCCGCCCCCGACGCCACCGACGTCCGCAGGAACCGGGACAGCGCCGACCACGGCTCGTCCTCCTGACCGAGCGCGGTGCGCGCCTGCTCGGTCAGCCGCGCGGTCTCCTCCTCGGCTATCCGCCGGACCAGTACGTCCTTGCTGGGAAAGCGCCGGTACACCGTGCCGACACCGACCCGCGCGCGCCGCGCCACGTCCTCCATCGGCGCGCCGTACCCCAGCTCGCCGAAGACCTCACGCGCGGCACGCAGCACGTGCTCCAGATTGCGCTGTGCGTCCACGCGCAGCGGTGTCGTACGCGCCCCGTCCGCGCGTCCGTTGCCGACCGCCGCGCTCACCGCCCCGCCGCCGGGTCCGACGGCGGCTGCGGATGACCAATGATGCGTGTCCTGAACATGCATGTGTTTCCCCCGGTAAATGACGTCTCCCCCCGGAGACTCCCCGCCACTGAATCCGGAGTGCGCGGAACTGACTTCGATCTCGACCGGGTCCGCCCGTCGCGAGCCCCGATCGACCACATTCCCTACACCCCGTCGACACACGAACATAGTTGAGCGAGAGTCAATTCAGAAGGGGCAGGTTCCGCACGGAGCGCCCCTCGATCGGAGTACGGGGCACATACACCCTGATTCCCCACCTTCGCACACTGTGACCCGCACCCGCTGACCTGCCCCCTTTCGTCCGCTCCGAGGACCGCGCCCGGCCCTGCGCACACCCGCTCGCCGGTCACACAAATTGCCGGGGCTGTGGACAAACAACAGCGCCGGGTGCGTCATGGGATGGTGAAGGAACGTGCGCGCATTCTGGTTGTCGGCGGCGGCTACGTCGGGATGTACACGGCCCTGCGTCTCCAGCGGAAGCTGAAGGCCGAGCTCAGGCGGGGTGAGGTCGAGATCACCGTCGTCACGCCCGACTCCTACATGACGTACCAGCCGTTCCTGCCCGAGGCGGCCGCCGGTTCGATCTCCCCTCGCCATGTCGTCGTACCGCTGCGCCGCGTCCTGGACCGGTGCCATGTCGTCATCGGCGAGGTGACCTCGATCGACCACGCGGTGCGCACCGCCGCCGTCACCACCCTCGCCACCGCCGAGGAGGGAAAACCGGCCGAACTCCTCGGTTACGACGAGCTCGTGCTGGCCCCCGGCTCGATCTCCCGCACGCTGCCCGTCCCCGGCCTCGCCGAGCACGGCATCGGATTCAAGACCGTCGAAGAGGCCATCGCGCTGCGCAACCACGTCATCGAGCAGATGGACATCGCCTCCTCCACCCGCGACCCCGCGATCCGCGACGCCGCCCTGACCTTCGTCTTCGTCGGCGGCGGCTACGCGGGCGTCGAGGCGCTCGCCGAACTGGAGGACATGGCCCGCTACGCCGCGCGCTACTACCACAACGTCCGCCCCGAGGACATGAAATGGATCCTCGTGGAGGCCTCCGACCGCATCCTGCCCGAGGTCGGCGCGGAGATGGGCCGCTACACCGTCACCCAGCTGCGCCGCCGCAACATCCAGGTGCTGCTGGAGACCCGCCTGGACTCCTGCGCCGACCGCGTCGCCGTCCTCAGCGACGGCCAGCGCTTCCCGACCCGTACGGTCGTGTGGACCGCCGGCGTCAAACCGCACCCCCTGCTCGCCGCCACCGACCTGCCGCTGACCGACCGCGGCCGGCTGAAATGCACCGCCCAGCTCACCGTCGACGGCACGGAACACGCCTGGGGGGCCGGCGACGCGGCCGCCATCCCCGACGTCACCGCCGCCGAACCGGGCACCCTGACCGCCCCCAACGCCCAGCACGCCCTCCGCCAGGCCCGCACCCTCGGCGACAACATCGCCCACGCGCTGCGCGGCGAACCCCTGGAGACGTACGCCCACCAGTACGCCGGCTCGGTCGCCTCCCTCGGCTTCCACAAGGGCGTCGCCCAGGTCTACGGGCGCAAGCTGAAGGGCTACCCTGCCTGGTTCATGCACCGCGTCTACCACCTCAGCAGGGTGCCCACCGTCAACCGAAAGGCCCGCGTGCTGGCGGAATGGACCCTCGCCGGGCTCTTCAAACGGGAGATCGTCTCCCTCGGTTCACTCGAACATCCCCGAGCGGAGTTCGAACTCGCGGCCGGTGGAAAGCCTCCTCACAGCCCCTCGGACGACCCGAAGGGGTCGTCCTGACCGGACCCAGGAACTCCACGGCCCGCTCCGGCGTCTGACGGATGTCGCCGCGGCCCGCCCCAGCAAGACCCTGTGTCCCCGCCAAGACCCTGCCAGACTGCCCCACGTCCGCGGACGGGCCACCCGCCCGCCACAGCACCCACGAGGCCTTCCCCACAGTGAACTTCACGCGCTGGAGCGCCCGGCTCCCCGGAACGCAGCGCCGCGCCGCCGCGCGGACCGAGACCCCGGTCTCCCCGGACCGGCGGGGAGAAGGCTCCGTGCCCGCGGCCCGCGCCGAGCCGCCCGCCGACGGCACACCCCCGGTGCCCGCCGTCGACGAACTGCCCGCGCGCGACGTCCTCGACCGCGTCCCGGCCCTGGTCGCCCTGGTCCACGGCCCCGACCACCGCATCGCCTACGTCAACGACGCCTACACGGCGGCCTTCGGCGTACGGCCGATGGGCGCACCCGCCCGCGAGGCCCTGCCCGAACTCGCCGAACTGGGCCTGCTCCCGCTCCTCGACCAGGTGCTGCGCAGCGGCAAGCCCCGCACCCTGAAGTCCCGCAAGGCCGTCGACGGCCGGTCGTACACCTTCACCTGCACCCCCGTCGCCGAGGACGGCGACCGCGACGGCGGCGTGCTGGTCTTCGCGACGGACGTCACCGACCACGCGGAAGCCGCCGAGCGCCTGCGGGCGAGCGAGCGCCGCCAGCGCGAAACGGCCGTCACCCTCCAGCGCTCCCTCCTCCCCCAGGAGCTGGAACAGCCCGACGACCTGCGCATCGCCGCCACCTACCAGCCCGGCGGCACGGAAGCGGCGGTCGGCGGCGACTGGTACGACGTCATCACCCTCGGCGGCGGCCGCACCGCCCTGGTCATCGGCGACGTCATGGGCCGGGGCGTGCGCGCGGCGGCGGTCATGGGCCAGCTGAGGACGGCCGTGCGCGCGTACGCCCGCCTGGACCTCCCCCCGCACGAGGTCCTGCAACTGCTCGACGGCCTGGCCATAGAGATCGACGCCAACCAGATCGCCACCTGCGTCTACGCCGTCCACGACCCCAACGAGGGCCGGCTGGTCTACGCCTCCGCCGGCCACCTCCCGATCCTGGTCCGCGACGAGAACGGCACGGTCTCCCGCGCCGACGAACCCACCGGCCCGCCACTCGGCACCGGCGGCTGGATGCACGCGTCGGGCTCGATCGCCCTGGGCCCCGGCTCCACGGCGGTCCTCTACACGGACGGCCTGGTCGAGCGCCGCGACGAGGACCTGGACGAGGGCATCGCGTCCCTCGAACGCGCCCTCGCGGGTGCCACAGGCACCCCCCAGGTGATCTGCGACCGCCTGGTCCGCTCGGCAGGCGTCACCGCCGACCACGACGACGACGTCGCCGTCCTGGTCCTCCAGCATCCCGCCCGTACGGGCCCCGACGGCGACCTCTTCCGCAACGCGGCCCTGGAACTCCTCGGCGGCGTGGAGGCGGCCCCACGCGCGCGTGCGTTCGCCTCCGGCGTCCTGACGAGCTGGCGCTTCCCCGCCGAACTCCAGGACCTCGGCGTCCTCGCCGCCAGCGAACTGGTCGCCAACAGCCTCCAGCACGGCACCCCACCGATGCGCCTGCGCCTGCGCCGCACCGACCGCCGTCTGATCATCGAGGTCACCGACGGCGACGACCACCTCCCCCGCCGCCGCCGCGCGGAGCCGGCCGACGAGTCCGGCCGGGGCATCGCCATCGTGGCGACCATCGCGTCCAACTGGGGTTCACGGCGGACACCGGGCGGGGGGAAGGCGGTGTGGTGCGAGTTCGTCCTGCAGAAGGGCTAGCGTCCTGGCCGCGGGAAGTCGTGCCGGGTGCCTGACGACTACGCGGCCAGGGACTGCGCGGGTGCCTCACCCCGGGCAACCACGCGGCTGGTGCGCAGCCACGGCCGGTCCTGCACCGCCGTGAGCCGCCGGCCGAGCCGCAGCGCCAGCACCGTGATGCCCAGCGAGAACAGCAGGAACGTCACGATGTACGGCGCGGGCAGCGAGGCGCCCATGGGACCGCCCACCGCCGGACCGACGGCCAGCGCAAGCTGCTTGACCAGGGCGAACGCCGAGTTGTACTGCCCGGCCATGCCCTCCGGCGCCAGATCGGCGACCAGCGGCGCGACGGTCGGGGACAGCATCGCCTCACCGAGCCCGAACAGCGCGTACGTCGAGACGAACGCGGCCGTCGCCATCTCCTGGCTGCCGTGCCCGAGCCCCGCGTACCCGGCGGCGACCCACGCCACCGCCCAGATGAGACCCACCCCGGCGATCACCCGCGACCGCCGGCGCCGCTCGACGAACTTCAGCACGGCGAACTGGGCGACCACGATCATCAGCGTGTTCGCGGCCAGTGCCGTACCGAGCGCGGAGGTCGATATCCCGGCCGCCTCGACGCCGTACGCGCTCAGCCCGGACTCGAACTGGCCGTAGCAGGCGAAGAACAGCACGAAGCCCAGCACGCACAGCTGCACCATGGCCCGGTTGCCGAGCAGCTGCTTCCAGCTGCCTTTCGCCGACTCCGCGGGCAGGTCCGCCAGCCGCGGCGCGTGCGGCATCCGCACCGTCGCCATCACCACGACCAGCAGCAGGAACATCGCCGCCTCGATCGCGAACAGCAGCGTGAACGAGGACACCTGCGTGGTGTCGACGAGATGGCCGCCGATGAGTCCGCCGACACCGAGCCCCAGGTTCTGCAGGAAGAACTGCGTCGCGAACGCACGCGAGCGCGTGTCCGCCGTCGAGCAGTCCACGATCATCGTGGCCAGCGCCGGCTGCATCACGGCCTGCCCGGCCCCGAGCGCCGCGGCCGACAGCAGTACGGCGGTGGCGTTGCCCGCGAGCCCCAGGCTCAGGGCGCCGAGCGCGGCGGTGACCAGGGCGGCGAGCAGGACCGGCAGCGGGCCGCGCCGCACGATCGCCCGGCCGGCGAACGGCAGCACGATCAGCGCGGCCACGGCGAAGACGGCGAGGACGAGCCCCGCCGTCACGGCACCCAGCCCCCGCACCTGCGCCACATAGACGTACAGGTAGGGGACGGTGAAACCGAGCCCGAACGCGCTGAGTGCGTTGCCCACGTGGATCCGGCGCATCGCTGCGCCCATCGCCCTGGTCACGTTCACCTCTCTCACTACTGAGATCTGAAGGAGTTAGATCTGAAGACTTCAAAGCTAAAGTTCGAAGCTAAAGAGTACACAGTCAAGGACTTCAAAGCAAAGGGAGTGCGTGCGATACTGCGGCCATGGCCGACACCCCCGGCGTCACGGAGCCGACCCTCGAAGAACAGATCGCCGCCTACCAGCGCGAGTTCCAGGACCTCGACCCCCAGGTCGAGAAGATCGTCTCGGCCCTGTCCCGGCTCAACCGCCGCATGAACGTCGCCTACGGCCGCCAGACCTCCGCCCTCGGCATCAGCAACGCCGAGTGGGAGGTCCTCAAGGCCCTGGTCCTCTCCGGCGTCCCGTACCGCATGGGCCCCAGCGACCTCGCCAAGCGCCTCGGCCTCACACCGGCCGCGATGACCCACCGGATCGACCGCATGGTCGCCGAGGGGCTCGTCACCCGGGAGCGGGACGAGTCCAACCGCGTCCGGGTGATCGTCGAGCTGACCCCCGAGGGCCGCGAGAAGTGGCTGGAGGCGATGCGCCTCGCCACGGTCTTCGAGGAGGACCTGCTCCAGGACCTCACCCCCGCGGAGCGCGCGGTACTGGGAGAGGTCCTCACCCGCCTCCTGCGCAGGGTGGAGTACGCCCAGCCGGACGCCGGCGGCCGCCTCACCGACCTGGATTAAAGATCTTGACAGCGGCTGTTGACACCGCCCTGCCCGATCCGTAAAGTTCTTCGAGTTGCCACGGAGCCGTAACGCTTCTGCGGCAACACTCTCGCCACGCGAGTGGCACCCCAAACCACCAGCACGATCTCCCGGACGGGTTGATTTCGGCGTGCCCGAATTCAATTCGAATAGGGACTCGGCGGCCCGATTGGGAATCGTCGAAGAGATCCGCTAAGGTTTGGGACGTCGGAACGGCCCAACGGACCGGGAAGACAAACCCCCTGACTGGGAGTCAGACACCGAAAGGATCTGATAGAGTCAGAACCGCCGGAAAGGGAAACGCGAGAGCGAGAACCTGGAAAGCACCGAGGAAATCGGATCGAGAAAAGATCTGATAGAGTCGGAAACACCGAAGGGAAGCCCGGAGGAAAGCCCGAGAGGGTGAGTACAAAGGAAGCGACCGTTCCTTGAGAACTCAACAGCGTGCCAAAAATCAACGCCAGATATGTTGATACCCCGTCTCCAGCATCTGCTGGGGCGAGGTTCCTTTGAAATAACACAGCGAGGACGCTGTGTGCGAGAGGATCATTCCTCCTCTTGCACCGCTCTCGTGGTGTTCATCCCGATCACGGGAAAACATTCACGGAGAGTTTGATCCTGGCTCAGGACGAACGCTGGCGGCGTGCTTAACACATGCAAGTCGAACGATGAAGCCCTTCGGGGTGGATTAGTGGCGAACGGGTGAGTAACACGTGGGCAATCTGCCCTTCACTCTGGGACAAGCCCTGGAAACGGGGTCTAATACCGGATACGAGGTTCGGAGGCATCTCCGATCCTGGAAAGCTCCGGCGGTGAAGGATGAGCCCGCGGCCTATCAGCTTGTTGGTGAGGTAATGGCTCACCAAGGCGACGACGGGTAGCCGGCCTGAGAGGGCGACCGGCCACACTGGGACTGAGACACGGCCCAGACTCCTACGGGAGGCAGCAGTGGGGAATATTGCACAATGGGCGAAAGCCTGATGCAGCGACGCCGCGTGAGGGATGACGGCCTTCGGGTTGTAAACCTCTTTCAGCAGGGAAGAAGCGCAAGTGACGGTACCTGCAGAAGAAGCGCCGGCTAACTACGTGCCAGCAGCCGCGGTAATACGTAGGGCGCAAGCGTTGTCCGGAATTATTGGGCGTAAAGAGCTCGTAGGCGGCTTGTCACGTCGATTGTGAAAGCCCGAGGCTTAACCTCGGGTCTGCAGTCGATACGGGCTAGCTAGAGTGTGGTAGGGGAG encodes:
- a CDS encoding NAD(P)/FAD-dependent oxidoreductase; this translates as MVKERARILVVGGGYVGMYTALRLQRKLKAELRRGEVEITVVTPDSYMTYQPFLPEAAAGSISPRHVVVPLRRVLDRCHVVIGEVTSIDHAVRTAAVTTLATAEEGKPAELLGYDELVLAPGSISRTLPVPGLAEHGIGFKTVEEAIALRNHVIEQMDIASSTRDPAIRDAALTFVFVGGGYAGVEALAELEDMARYAARYYHNVRPEDMKWILVEASDRILPEVGAEMGRYTVTQLRRRNIQVLLETRLDSCADRVAVLSDGQRFPTRTVVWTAGVKPHPLLAATDLPLTDRGRLKCTAQLTVDGTEHAWGAGDAAAIPDVTAAEPGTLTAPNAQHALRQARTLGDNIAHALRGEPLETYAHQYAGSVASLGFHKGVAQVYGRKLKGYPAWFMHRVYHLSRVPTVNRKARVLAEWTLAGLFKREIVSLGSLEHPRAEFELAAGGKPPHSPSDDPKGSS
- a CDS encoding MFS transporter, which translates into the protein MRRIHVGNALSAFGLGFTVPYLYVYVAQVRGLGAVTAGLVLAVFAVAALIVLPFAGRAIVRRGPLPVLLAALVTAALGALSLGLAGNATAVLLSAAALGAGQAVMQPALATMIVDCSTADTRSRAFATQFFLQNLGLGVGGLIGGHLVDTTQVSSFTLLFAIEAAMFLLLVVVMATVRMPHAPRLADLPAESAKGSWKQLLGNRAMVQLCVLGFVLFFACYGQFESGLSAYGVEAAGISTSALGTALAANTLMIVVAQFAVLKFVERRRRSRVIAGVGLIWAVAWVAAGYAGLGHGSQEMATAAFVSTYALFGLGEAMLSPTVAPLVADLAPEGMAGQYNSAFALVKQLALAVGPAVGGPMGASLPAPYIVTFLLFSLGITVLALRLGRRLTAVQDRPWLRTSRVVARGEAPAQSLAA
- a CDS encoding TetR/AcrR family transcriptional regulator gives rise to the protein MHVQDTHHWSSAAAVGPGGGAVSAAVGNGRADGARTTPLRVDAQRNLEHVLRAAREVFGELGYGAPMEDVARRARVGVGTVYRRFPSKDVLVRRIAEEETARLTEQARTALGQEDEPWSALSRFLRTSVASGAGRLLPPQVLVGTAGLAEGGASGAAAEEPRVPQQRVQPGNGELRLVPGESAGAGDDSGVGELLDVVGQLVERARAAGELRADVSVGDVLLVIATAAPSLPDAAQQAAASARLLDILLEGLRSRPA
- a CDS encoding ATP-binding SpoIIE family protein phosphatase; this encodes MNFTRWSARLPGTQRRAAARTETPVSPDRRGEGSVPAARAEPPADGTPPVPAVDELPARDVLDRVPALVALVHGPDHRIAYVNDAYTAAFGVRPMGAPAREALPELAELGLLPLLDQVLRSGKPRTLKSRKAVDGRSYTFTCTPVAEDGDRDGGVLVFATDVTDHAEAAERLRASERRQRETAVTLQRSLLPQELEQPDDLRIAATYQPGGTEAAVGGDWYDVITLGGGRTALVIGDVMGRGVRAAAVMGQLRTAVRAYARLDLPPHEVLQLLDGLAIEIDANQIATCVYAVHDPNEGRLVYASAGHLPILVRDENGTVSRADEPTGPPLGTGGWMHASGSIALGPGSTAVLYTDGLVERRDEDLDEGIASLERALAGATGTPQVICDRLVRSAGVTADHDDDVAVLVLQHPARTGPDGDLFRNAALELLGGVEAAPRARAFASGVLTSWRFPAELQDLGVLAASELVANSLQHGTPPMRLRLRRTDRRLIIEVTDGDDHLPRRRRAEPADESGRGIAIVATIASNWGSRRTPGGGKAVWCEFVLQKG
- a CDS encoding MarR family winged helix-turn-helix transcriptional regulator — translated: MADTPGVTEPTLEEQIAAYQREFQDLDPQVEKIVSALSRLNRRMNVAYGRQTSALGISNAEWEVLKALVLSGVPYRMGPSDLAKRLGLTPAAMTHRIDRMVAEGLVTRERDESNRVRVIVELTPEGREKWLEAMRLATVFEEDLLQDLTPAERAVLGEVLTRLLRRVEYAQPDAGGRLTDLD